From a region of the Danio aesculapii chromosome 4, fDanAes4.1, whole genome shotgun sequence genome:
- the LOC130222581 gene encoding small integral membrane protein 30-like, with amino-acid sequence MAPKNPNIHMILCVLMMFVKTTEAFDGGDAAALLLGASVTLVGLCACLGWYARTRNGQF; translated from the coding sequence ATGGCTCCCAAAAACCCAAATATACACATGATTCTCTGCGTTTTGATGATGTTTGTCAAGACCACCGAGGCGTTTGACGGAGGAGACGCGGCGGCTTTACTGCTGGGCGCGAGCGTGACGCTTGTTGGACTGTGCGCGTGCCTGGGCTGGTACGCGCGCACACGAAACGGACAGTTTTGA
- the gpr85 gene encoding probable G protein-coupled receptor 85 codes for MIPSPSMANYSHAGDHNILQNVSPLATFLKLTSLGFIIGVGVVGNLLISILLVKDKSLHRAPYYFLLDLCASDILRSAICFPFVFTSVKNGSAWTYGTLTCKVIAFLGVLSCFHTAFMLFCVSVTRYLAIAHHRFYTKRLTFWTCLAVICMVWTLSVAMAFPPVLDVGTYSFIREEDQCTFQHRSFRANDSLGFMLLLALILLATQLVYLKLIFFVHDRRKMKPVQFVPAVSQNWTFHGPGASGQAAANWLAGFGRGPTPPTLLGIRQNSNAAGRRRLLVLDEFKTEKRISRMFYIITFFFLSLWGPYLVACYWRVFARGPVIPGGYLTAAVWMSFAQAGVNPFICIFSNRELRRCFSTTLLYCRKSRLPREPYCVI; via the coding sequence ATGATCCCTTCTCCATCTATGGCGAACTACAGCCATGCAGGGGACCACAACATCTTACAGAATGTCTCTCCGCTCGCCACTTTCCTTAAACTGACCTCCCTGGGTTTTATCATCGGCGTCGGCGTGGTCGGAAACCTCCTGATATCCATCCTGCTGGTCAAAGACAAGAGCCTTCATCGAGCGCCCTACTACTTCCTGTTGGACCTCTGTGCTTCGGACATCCTCCGCTCGGCCATCTGCTTCCCCTTCGTCTTCACCTCCGTCAAGAATGGCTCAGCCTGGACGTACGGCACGCTGACCTGCAAAGTGATCGCCTTTTTGGGCGTGCTGTCCTGTTTTCACACTGCCTTCATGCTGTTCTGTGTTAGTGTGACGCGGTACCTGGCCATCGCCCACCATCGCTTTTACACCAAGCGGCTGACCTTCTGGACATGCCTGGCCGTGATATGCATGGTGTGGACCTTGTCGGTGGCCATGGCGTTCCCTCCGGTGTTGGACGTTGGCACATACTCCTTCATCCGCGAGGAGGATCAGTGCACGTTCCAGCATCGCTCCTTCCGTGCCAATGACTCGTTGGGCTTCATGCTGCTCCTTGCACTCATCCTCCTGGCCACCCAGCTTGTCTACCTCAAGCTCATCTTTTTTGTCCATGATCGCCGAAAGATGAAGCCGGTGCAGTTCGTGCCTGCTGTCAGCCAGAATTGGACCTTCCACGGGCCGGGAGCAAGTGGACAGGCTGCAGCAAACTGGCTGGCGGGATTCGGCCGGGGCCCCACACCTCCGACCCTGCTGGGCATCCGGCAGAACAGCAATGCGGCGGGCCGCAGGCGTCTGCTGGTGCTGGACGAGTTTAAAACTGAAAAGCGGATAAGCAGGATGTTCTACATCATTACCTTCTTCTTCCTGAGCCTGTGGGGACCCTATTTGGTGGCCTGCTACTGGAGGGTGTTCGCCCGAGGCCCAGTGATCCCAGGAGGCTACCTGACGGCGGCCGTGTGGATGAGCTTTGCTCAAGCAGGAGTCAACCCCTTCATCTGCATCTTCTCCAACCGAGAGCTTCGACGATGCTTCAGCACCACACTCCTCTACTGCAGAAAATCCAGATTACCGAGGGAACCCTACTGTGTTATATGA